One genomic segment of Chitinophaga sancti includes these proteins:
- a CDS encoding glycoside hydrolase family 25 protein: MTKSREKKRWRLVVFIFQLIVIITAGLVYYQLKTGRLNFVRYEEFGIDMPVDYEIHGIDVSKFQKNINWEAVQQMQVENIHISFAFIKATEGITRQDGNFRQNWSRAKRAGVVRGAYHFFYATRDPLKQAINFQNVVQLESGDLPPVLDIEVSNGQPPAVIRSTARVWLEEMKKAYGVKPIIYTNVHFYETYLGDEFDDYPLWVAHYYQKKKPASARNWLFWQHNDGGRVNGISTTVDFNVFRGDSLAFSKLLIRAKKH, encoded by the coding sequence GTGACAAAGTCCAGAGAAAAAAAAAGGTGGCGCCTGGTTGTCTTCATCTTTCAATTAATAGTGATTATCACCGCCGGTCTGGTATATTACCAACTAAAAACAGGGAGACTCAATTTTGTAAGATATGAGGAGTTTGGTATTGATATGCCTGTAGACTATGAAATACATGGGATTGATGTTTCCAAGTTTCAAAAGAATATAAACTGGGAAGCGGTTCAGCAGATGCAGGTGGAAAATATCCACATTTCATTTGCCTTTATCAAAGCTACGGAGGGTATTACCCGCCAGGATGGCAATTTCAGGCAGAACTGGTCCCGGGCCAAGCGGGCAGGGGTGGTGCGGGGGGCCTATCACTTTTTTTATGCTACCCGTGATCCGCTCAAGCAGGCCATCAATTTTCAGAATGTAGTACAGCTTGAGTCGGGGGATCTGCCACCCGTATTGGATATTGAAGTGAGCAACGGCCAGCCACCAGCGGTGATCAGGAGTACTGCCCGGGTATGGCTGGAAGAAATGAAGAAAGCATATGGCGTAAAACCCATCATTTATACCAACGTACATTTTTACGAAACCTATCTGGGCGATGAATTTGATGACTATCCACTGTGGGTAGCTCATTATTACCAGAAAAAGAAACCGGCATCAGCCAGGAACTGGCTCTTCTGGCAACACAATGATGGGGGTAGGGTGAACGGTATATCAACTACGGTAGACTTCAATGTATTCAGAGGAGATAGCCTGGCATTCAGTAAGTTATTAATTCGCGCAAAAAAGCACTAA
- a CDS encoding general stress protein CsbD, producing the protein MNIRSYQWSVLKKLLKQRFTELSDEDLVFETGKEKELFVRLERKIGKPQEDVARIIKGMQQAYLQQALL; encoded by the coding sequence ATGAACATCCGTAGTTACCAGTGGTCGGTACTGAAGAAATTGCTTAAACAACGTTTCACAGAGTTGTCAGATGAGGATCTGGTATTTGAAACTGGCAAAGAGAAAGAGCTGTTTGTACGGTTGGAACGTAAAATAGGCAAACCTCAGGAAGACGTAGCACGCATTATCAAAGGGATGCAGCAGGCATATCTGCAACAAGCCCTCCTCTAA
- a CDS encoding YybH family protein — protein MRFILYLILLTTPSIAALAQHPDSEIRQLLAVQTSTWNQGNIEGFMQTYWQSDSLLFVGSHGPTYGWQATLDRYKKSYPDTAAMGKLDFKILEIRPLAKELYFVVGKWHLQRSAGDMQGAYTLLIKKIKGQWKIIADHSS, from the coding sequence CTGTTGACAACCCCGTCTATAGCAGCACTGGCGCAACATCCGGACAGTGAGATCCGGCAGCTGCTGGCGGTACAAACCAGTACCTGGAACCAGGGGAATATAGAAGGTTTTATGCAAACGTACTGGCAATCAGATTCATTATTGTTCGTCGGCAGCCATGGCCCCACTTATGGCTGGCAGGCAACCCTGGACAGATACAAGAAATCTTACCCGGATACCGCCGCTATGGGCAAACTGGATTTTAAGATCCTGGAAATCAGACCATTGGCAAAGGAGCTATACTTTGTAGTAGGAAAATGGCATTTACAGAGAAGCGCAGGAGATATGCAAGGGGCTTATACGCTATTGATAAAGAAAATCAAGGGGCAATGGAAGATTATTGCTGATCATAGTAGTTAG